The segment catgaaaatactttaattcacattcacaatagggtatttttgactgtaagtatttaaaatatatttttttctactcgtcgccTATAATGGATGAATGGTTGTTTGCATACAGACCCATCTGTAATCATATACATTTGGAAcagttgcatttcttttgttttgtttaattttcgaACAAAACAACTCTACATTATGGGTAAAAAAATTCACTACAAAATTTTGGATTTTACATTCGGCTATACGGcttaattcgaacaatgcttataagatgccacaccgatacgataccgatctctcagtgtcaaaagtgacgttcttggttgaagaaatcacttgacactgacagatcagtatcgtatcggtgtgacatcttataagcattgttcgaattaggccgttacaatttatttttattatggtcggctaaactaaatataaaacactGTATACCGGCACAGCCATATTCACAGTTATTTACTCTGCACTGACACTTTTCGGCCTCGCTAGTCGTTCGGCCTCCTCAATAGTGTCTGGTAGCGGCACGTTGAGGGTCTCCGGTAGAATGAGGACCATGGCGCTGGCAGTCAGCGCGAGGCTGCCAAAGAATATGGATGGCAGGTTGTCGTAGTACAGGGCCTGGAAAatggaatgaatgaatgtttatttgtagCAAACAAGCGTGTAAGCGAAACAGGTGTTTCATTTTTGTTGGAATCGGTATGGCACACTTTTATATAGTAGCGGTGGTAAACATCTCCTAGTAAGCTAGTGCCTGCGGATACCAGGAGTCCAGAAGATGCAGAATCAACACTTTTGATGCAGGCATCTTTAAACTAAGTTACATGCGCCTGCGCCAAAGAAGGCCCTGTTCTTGCCTAGGGTGGGTTTAAATTTTGCGTCCATGTCCGCTAGTACTAGTAGACAAAACTGCAAGCTCATATTAAACATTCTTATGGGATATCTCTTATGGCTATTCTTATGGAAAAATAACGGTGTGCCTTCTTTGGTGCAGGTACCTTATTAACTATGCGAGCCCGGTGACCAAGAGAGGTTTTAGCCTCTGACACTAGAAATTGCCACTGCCCTATTTTGCGTCATTTTGCAGTGCCAGTAAATTATTCAatactaaatattaataaataaaaataaaaaaccaagGGCGATCAGATTTTGTGGGTTTCGTTATTCCAGTTGGGCGTCCTAATAAAAAGTTTTCAATACAAAATTGTAAGGAAATTATTAAGCGCGCAAGACAACTCCAAAATAAATTCAGTTGCCGTATATTATGTTAAGGAACTATGTCTGTCTAGCAATGGTATAGCGTATCACCGCACTGTCGAAGTCGTCAGAAACTCTGTATACTTCGTGTACACTTATACGGACCAGCAGATCTTGACACTTACCAGTAGAGGTGTGTGGAGCCAACGGGCAACGTCGAACCGACACGGTCCAGCGAGGATCATATCGCCACTAGAGACTGTCGGACGCTCGTCAGGAACCCTGACACGTAGATGTACAGTAGACCTAGACACTTACCAGCAGAGGTGTGAGTGGAGCCAACGTCGAACCGATACGGCCCAGCGAGGAACATATCGCCAGTAGAGATTGTCGGACGCTCGTCGGAAACACCTCGGATACGTAGATGTACACGGAGCTGTAGGCTACCGTAATTGAGAATTTTCCAGAGAGGTATATGATGAGAGACAGGAGTTTTTGGTCTGTGAACAAATTtcaatatttagatttttttaccaggcttacatgttattttattaccagGGTATTACCGGCGGCCGGTGGTAATGCAATTATTAAGAATATTCCGAGGAAAATTCTacgaaaacaataataaataatcgtaCAGAGTATAACAATTGTGTAATTAGCAGGCAttgtaaactgcgagcgaaatccattaaagCACTAGGGTTTTCATACGTCTAACTGgtcatacgtcatttaaatggatttcgctcgcagtttacgatgcctggtaatTAGTTATATGAACTTTAAAACCAATAACACAATATAATTCAAAAAACTTGTCATGCTCAACAAATTTAAGTTTATGGTTCGTGAACTAATGATAGATCTGGTTTCCGATACAAGATATTGCACGTCAATGCATTCCTCATAACTCTCCACTCACGCAATACCATTGAATCTCCAATAAGCTCGATCCCCAAGTCccttcattcatttattcatccAATGTTTATTAAACAAGCTTTACTTCTATGTACGAAGTTTGAAAAgccacttaaattatttatgtgtTATCTATTTCTCTTCCGAGCCACATCTAAACAGCCATGGTACCGAAATCGGCTTAACTTGAATATTCCATTAATTCAAGCTCTTGAGCACACAGGGATCGCAGTGTAAACAGAGGGGAAAATTCCAAGTCAACGGCAACTGTTTTGGAATAGACGAGATATATATGGCACCAGCTATGTTGTTTGAATTAAGAAAACTATCAGCACTATTAGCCCTTAAGGTAACATTCGGATGAAGACTGCAGATCAATttctttgatttgatttgaagaTTTGAAATGAGTGATGTTTATTTACTACCCGGTTACTACACTCCAATACTGCCGCGATTAGAGCTTTCAATCATTTTATCAAGTAAAAACGGTGCTTTAATGCAGCTGAAGTCGCCAATTGAATGTCTCTTAAGTCTCATTTAAGGTTCAATTCATATTCTGGGTCACTTACCATTGTTGgtggaaaaataaatattttgatcgaatttaaattttactatcaatttgttTTTCACAATcttcatatatgtatgtaatcatCATGCTCGACCATCCCAAATGTTACTTTTGATTACCCATTGTACTGCGCAAATATTATCAAGAGTAATCATAATCAATAACTAGTCGCCAATCGTAAAACCTATTTAAACTCAACAAAAGATAAATAATCTCACCTTTTGGTATAAATGATAGACCGATGCACAGGCACGCACTTAAAATGTACATTATTATCAAAATCTTCTTCCTACCAAATCTGTCCAATACTAATAAACACGCAAAATTCGCTGGGATCTCCACAAACCCAACTAACATAAAGTTCACATACTTGTTACCGCCTAGCCCCACTGAATTAATAGAAAGTCCGTAATACACAAAAGTACATGTTATCCACAAAAATGAACACACGATCACTCTTGTTCTTATAATCCTAGATTTGAGCACTTTTACAAAAGAAGATGTTCCTCCGTTTTCTCTGtctacttttttaatttcttgaGGTTCAGTTACTTTCATTTCGAATATTGGATTAAGTTCTTCGGAAACATCAACATTGTTCATTTTGGCAGCTTTTTTGAGGATTTCTACAGCTTCCTCGTTACGTCCTTTGCTTAACAACCATCGCACACTTTCGTTCAGTAACCAGATGTAAGACAGAACCAACATGGCGGGGGCGTATATAATTCTTAGAAGCTGTCTCCAGTCTTGTAGCCACCAAGACAGGCCAGGTAGAGTCATCAAGCCGAAGGTGAATATGAAGTTAATTAAAGTGTTACCAAAGACTCGGCCTTTAGGCCCCACTAGCTCCATtgctgaaaatgaaaataatttacttaGACACcattaaagaagtggcgcctcGAAGTTTATGCTAGTGTcagtaggattttttttaacaatacctATTAGTAATAAATCCAATATGAAAACAGCTCGCCGTTAGCGATATTTGTAACAAAATTATCAATTTACAATGTAAAACCAAACTGAAATAACATAACTAAACCATGTaacaaactaattatttaaaaaattgcagAAATATTACGCAGATTGCGGAAGTGGCTAAATTTTTCTCTCAAAATTACCTAATACAAATGCAGTAGTGTATGCTCCTGCTCCCAGCGCTGCTTCCAAAAACTCAAATACGACCATCATGACGTAATTGACAGAAAAAGATCTTGCGAATCCAAATATCCCATTCATGAGGGATGCGACGGCTAAAGCTTTTTTCCTCCCGAATCTGTCTGACATTATTCCCGTGAGTGGCAGGGACACGAATAGCCCTGAGTTGTGGATGGTCCCGATTAATGTTCTCTTCCAGTTTTGGCATCCTAAATCAAACTGTAACAAaacaatcgaaattaaactatcgtgagacatttttcaaaatatttagataaatacggtttcactcactattatttttagtcgcttaaaaactaaaaccgtgtgagtgagtgaaaccgtattgatctaaatattttgtaacaaaACATATTGGTATTAGGTCGCATTTTGCCAACCTTAATGTAAGATggtttatacatattataactgCTTAGCGTATTTGGTTGGTGAGCGGTCAGCATCAATTAGAATTAGTAACAGTCTATTTAGCCAACTATAATTGGAACACATTTCTAAACGCCCATGAATGGAATCTATATTGCTAGTTAAGGTGACGTTAAGTACCTACCTGCTGAAGGCAACTAAGGGTAGGTACGTATTAACATTGATAACGGCGTTTGATAATCAACAAATAGCAACGAGGTCCTAATGACATTAGAATGTGTGTTAATGATAtaacttgtatgtaaataattgtcGACTCGAACTAAGCCGcgttaatatttatgataaggtCTCGTTGACCTTTTCAGAAACTATGTATTTAGATTTACAATTTAATAGCATAGGCTTAGATAACCattaggttattttatttttaactgacgacccgccccggcttcgcacgggtagttcaactaagggtttgttgcaccaaaccgtctgtcaccgttaaagcattcgcaattatttttttgtatgggaagtttcatagatctctgcagtttgacgttgatcagtctgccaactgtggttggtgcagctggccctaatttacacaaaacctttacaaattatacatatacacgTTCCTCTTGAAagtcttgaatcactctatttaaaaaaccgaatcaaaatccgttgcgtagttttatacctatagatctaagcatacataaggacagacatccatccagacagcaggaagcgactttattttatactatgtagtgatgaataTTGAAGGGTGGCCAACACAAGAAAGTAGAAAAACGTTATCTGCTTCTCTGttactcgaatatgcaagagcgatagagaagcagataacATTTTGGAATGATTGTATTATATTCAAAAAATCAATGTGCTCTGAGTATATgagcaatgtgccaaatgtgcTTAACATTTCAAGCACTGTGCCTTTTGTGACTCAGTTCAAAAACAAAGTGAGTCGCCTACCTGTTAGCAGAATGCCGAGAGTCGGACCACCCTAAGTTTTGCATGTCAAGTACAAGTGCTAAGGTATCGAGCTTACAGATATATGTATTGTATGCATTCtaactgccaagtttgtgcaaagttaacATGATGATAGTCAAGTGTGTTCGCAGTTATTTAGCTAACAAATTTTCGtgaaagtaatatttttataatatgtatacccATTGTATACCTAAACACAGTACTgtacctattatatatataaagttTAAACTCCAAAGATATTCGTAACTCCAAAACATGTTGCATCAGGCGGTGACGTTTTGGACACAAGTgctattacataatataaccaAGGTACTTTGGCCTAGATAGGGAAATGCCTTTAATTTGAtacatttggggcattttctatgaaaagggaccttattgtcgatggcgcttacgccgcacagcgtcgcgcggcattgtatttatatcgaagcatcgtttataatggcgtacgcgccatcgacaataaggtccctttttatagaaaatacaacATTTAATCAATGTAATCAAATCATGGACGAGGTAACTAGGAAGTTCCCTGCCAATCTGATTAAGATCATAATTTGCAACAATGGCGAGATGTCAAAGCAATCAGACAATACCTATTCGTTGTTTCTGAGTATCGAATCAATAGTAATCAAACGGGGCTTAAGATGTGAAGCTATTGTCTAATAAATTAACAAGGTAGCGGGTGATACAGGTATTCATTACTATTGTTCCCTGGCTTTGTAGAATGGGATTGTCCGAGGATACGGAACGCTCCGAGTGTGTACGCTCAGCCATCTTCTTCTTTATTTGCCATGCCCCAAGAGCGTtttcctacatccgcgtagttaGGCAGCGAGACGCCGTTTTAGCGgccacgcacactacaacaaacattatgcctacacatacgcacacaaacaaatattatcggtccgacagcttacaaggggctccgacatggctgagattatcggaagcgcctttccgatatcggatgtcggaaggcgcccaTGAGAAAACCATCTGCTGGAGAGTGCCAATAACGGACGGCGTCGACCACCTTCGCCAACTCTCTCCTGCTCTTAGCCATTGTTGTCAAGCCAGTTGATTCTCCTTCTTCCCCTTGCCCTCAATTTTTCATTCCAATATTAATTGTACTATATTGTGTTTGTCATTCCTGTATACGTGTCCAAAATATCGCCTTCCAAGATTCTCTAGGTTAAGAAagggctaacgcaaaattgtaaaattgcatgtaaaaaatacgcaagtaagtataacgggttagcactgattgactagcacgttatattttcgcggattagcaaagtaatattttggtattagataatatggatttccgcaaagtaacgcctgattctatttattatacaaaattgtaattttcatagtgtaatttttacacgttttaattaaGGGCAAAGGCTACGATAAAAATGACACGGAAACtagattatatttgtatatcttTACCCTGCTTTTCATAAGAAGTATTATCAAATAGCTTGTGATATAGCTGAGGGATCTGATGCGTAAAATTTTAAGCAGGTATATTTTCAGACtttcagagtaattgagataaaatgtaaaaacccGCGCAACGGTCATACCTTCCTCCTGGCTTTCAGCTGCCTCCATAATGTGTTATTCATGTTACACATGTCTATTGACGATCAAACtcatcaaaatgaaaaataaatactgGAACAAAGCTTCAGAATTTACACTTTAGTTCAGTGTCAATCAACTTACTAAGATAATTATATCGTCGCGAATGGCGACAGGAATAGACGATTTCATATCTTAATCATTGCTCAACAATGTgtcaatatttgtattaatttaataccttgCTTAAGCGAATAAACATGCTATCAGTACAATGTACGCCGTCTTTATCATTAAGATAGTATAGACGAAACTTACAATTATGAAATGTACAATAAACCATGTCAACAAATACTACTTATTAACTATCGCTGTGTACTTATCATTTTGTGTACAGTGCAAGGATAGTTGACCCCCTGTCCCTGAAAACAGATTTCTATGGGGgtggggtcagttatctctgcagcagACTATACATCTGCAGAAAATATCACTAATGTAGTagaaatgtatgtatatatgtagatatttatgtaagtatatcatataaattatatgtttaagtgtatgaattcatagtatattaattagtatttactttgtatatacttattttgtaaatagtaggtagcgattatcgttttaatttttcgagtattaatcctgcacctaacaaccatctctttttagcccagtggttgactggtagagaatgccttatggcattaagtccgccatttgtacttataattttatgtgcaataaagtttaaaataaaataaataaataataaatctggAATAAATCTGTTTTTGGGTTGAATTCTCATTTTACACTATTTAGATACCACGACTTATTAACTAAATTTCGagattttgagtgaaaatccgGGACAcataacacaaataatacatattgtataatattttgtaagtacTGGACAGACGGATTTGACAAATTTCCATGGCTATAATCGGGGCATCTGGTCACTTTACCCTTTATTGAAAGTTAGTATGATTTCTGTGAATGCTACATAGCATGGAAAACATAATATTGGATAGGCACTGTAAAAGCGTAGCTATCCATTTTAAAAGAACCTTGTAAACATGTAGTTGTAAACCACCTTAAGACAGCTCGCTCTTCCGAAAAGTAccttttcatatctcatgctcagAAATAGGGTCATTTTTGtgctaaaaggtgtgcagaaaatgatacgtctcTGCACTAGAGCACTTTACGTTCTAAGTacgattttttctatttttttacaataagcaattgaaatttgggtttaaataattttgttataaaatttccattctgatatttaactacccattccataaataacgatacttatgcttaaattttttattgaaagtaccctcaagaaatactataaaagccaaacaacctcggcagaaatgagtgtcTTTCATCCctcggttaacaatctactattgcccACATGTAGTAATTATCTAATTGGTCTACTCAACACAAACAAACACGgcaaatacaattacaattatgcTTTGTTTGTGTGCTTCACGTTACCTACGTCTCAGACGATATGAATATGATGATGAGTTGTTTGACACGGAGGTGATaataagacgaaagtggagggtgagcgaaatcgccttttcatacaaacgtattctcctcattttgctctctggatattaacattattgaaaatattttgacacaatttgttgtacatCAAACACAGCTATGCCTCTAACGTTtggttttttcgaatttttatttattataagagttaagaCCATttagaaatttatatgaaatctgttttttttactccaaattttttcaataatcaaaaaatctaaaaaagtcaaaaagGTACATAGCTATGGTCAATATatgtcaaattatgtaaaaatatttaccataatgtcaatatccatgtacatgtatttttctttgtagtgcacaataaagtattttattattattattattattattatccatAAAGgaatagggactacgtttgtatggagatgcggtcgttccctttcctcttaaagaaGCATTCTCAGCGACATTCCAAcattgataattttattatctatcGAATATTCAGGCCGATGCTGTTTAAACAATGTGACATGGTTGTCATCCTAATTTAATCAGCATTTTAATGACTCACACTGATTAGTGCCATTAGTAGTCACGAAATGCAATCAAGCAGCCAAGTTGTAGTACTTTGtagaaacgaaacgctattgtctctatcactcttccttattagtgcgatagagatagcgtttcgttttgTTTCTCTGCGAACGATTGTCACCTCGTCTTACGCGTACTTACAGTTGATTCAAATTTACCATTTCTTTAAGGCTTTGAACTggttttttaagattttgacgATCGTCTTGATGATTGGCGAGCTTCTCaagcacgactttcacttccaCCAATCAGCGTAAGCGATTTTGAAAGTCGTGTCAGAGCAATTTAAAAACTATAACAAATGGATTTATCGCGTATATCATTACtagaaaatagttgtattgtataactagccttttatgaaccgattttgcacgaacaaccagccttaaagtttatagtttattatggttcattatttttgtatgtgggtatttttgcacattgtagcttttcttcagtcacccgttgaccacgaacgctgtaaagggttcgaaacgtcgggatgtattataaattcaatatatgcgatataatccgttttcatagttttatttaataacaaatggATTTTAAATCGGACTCTGAAGGCACGACGACTCAAGGTTGTATCAAAATGAGATGAAAACTGTATCAAATTTGATAAAATCGAATCGGCCTTATTGATAACCTTTTGACTAACGGGCGGCGTCGCGTGACGTTATAAAAGGTCGCCATATTATTCATTTGATCTCTGACCCGAACCTGATTTGGTCCTATTAAAGTCAACTCGTGGTGAAATAAAATTCATTATCAATGAATGTCTATTTCGAATGGTAACAAGTGAGTTTTGAGTTTTGACACAATAATTTATGTGCTTATTTGAATCAAACGATTGTTTCCTATTATCTCCT is part of the Cydia strobilella chromosome 17, ilCydStro3.1, whole genome shotgun sequence genome and harbors:
- the LOC134748848 gene encoding organic cation transporter protein-like isoform X1, which codes for MINESAINLDRILQQLGAFGKYNIVNYALLLFPIYLAGMYGSVFVFEASDINYRCKIEQCEGLNDTSWLTSALPLEGDRLSKCKRYAAIVGNETCSAATFNTNITIGCDAIQYSDEDSVVRDFDLGCQNWKRTLIGTIHNSGLFVSLPLTGIMSDRFGRKKALAVASLMNGIFGFARSFSVNYVMMVVFEFLEAALGAGAYTTAFVLAMELVGPKGRVFGNTLINFIFTFGLMTLPGLSWWLQDWRQLLRIIYAPAMLVLSYIWLLNESVRWLLSKGRNEEAVEILKKAAKMNNVDVSEELNPIFEMKVTEPQEIKKVDRENGGTSSFVKVLKSRIIRTRVIVCSFLWITCTFVYYGLSINSVGLGGNKYVNFMLVGFVEIPANFACLLVLDRFGRKKILIIMYILSACLCIGLSFIPKDQKLLSLIIYLSGKFSITVAYSSVYIYVSEVFPTSVRQSLLAICSSLGRIGSTLAPLTPLLALYYDNLPSIFFGSLALTASAMVLILPETLNVPLPDTIEEAERLARPKSVSAE
- the LOC134748848 gene encoding organic cation transporter protein-like isoform X2, with the translated sequence MINESAINLDRILQQLGAFGKYNIVNYALLLFPIYLAGMYGSVFVFEASDINYRCKIEQCEGLNDTSWLTSALPLEGDRLSKCKRYAAIVGNETCSAATFNTNITIGCDAIQYSDEDSVVRDVRCQNWKRTLIGTIHNSGLFVSLPLTGIMSDRFGRKKALAVASLMNGIFGFARSFSVNYVMMVVFEFLEAALGAGAYTTAFVLAMELVGPKGRVFGNTLINFIFTFGLMTLPGLSWWLQDWRQLLRIIYAPAMLVLSYIWLLNESVRWLLSKGRNEEAVEILKKAAKMNNVDVSEELNPIFEMKVTEPQEIKKVDRENGGTSSFVKVLKSRIIRTRVIVCSFLWITCTFVYYGLSINSVGLGGNKYVNFMLVGFVEIPANFACLLVLDRFGRKKILIIMYILSACLCIGLSFIPKDQKLLSLIIYLSGKFSITVAYSSVYIYVSEVFPTSVRQSLLAICSSLGRIGSTLAPLTPLLALYYDNLPSIFFGSLALTASAMVLILPETLNVPLPDTIEEAERLARPKSVSAE